A window of the Acidobacteriota bacterium genome harbors these coding sequences:
- a CDS encoding chemotaxis protein CheA gives MGGSPAAEAPAQGERFFLLIAIFIGIFSGLAVVCFRITIEFLRIELMGSSLTPSFPRILLAPAATGLVVAILVMFVFPRVRGSGVNQTKSALYVYDGYIPFRTAIGKFICSALAIGSGQSLGPEDPSLQVGASIASALGRRLELTKDRLRLIAPVGAAAGLAAAFNSPISAILFVIEEVIGRWTAGLLGAVVLSAVSSVVVARYFLGSEPLFRIPAVQFIAPSELLAYAALGIVGALASVVFARAIQVLRPRMKALPRWTQIFQPALAGLVIGAIALAGRPEVMGAGYEFMDHAMHDQFPWKIMAILASLKILTTVLSFVSGTPGGMFAPTLFIGAMLGGAVGGVERLFFPHLTGSIGTYALVGMGVLFAAFLRAPMTSVFMVLEVSGNYSIIVPVILANTLAYLISRNLQPIPIFDLLSQQDGLGLPSMEEQREERVLRVEDAMRPVDVPVVDSQASAEEALQLAKEQGSSEILVDDPPFGWSSVTVQTLREAVRQGPDELTVASLLPEPHMPQLYPDHSLEVALRHISQWPFLPVTHRANARKVVGLIALNDVLKAFIK, from the coding sequence ATTGGCGGCTCGCCCGCAGCGGAAGCTCCTGCTCAAGGTGAGCGCTTCTTTCTGCTGATCGCGATCTTCATCGGCATCTTTTCGGGGCTGGCGGTGGTCTGCTTTCGCATCACCATCGAGTTCCTCCGCATTGAGCTGATGGGTTCCTCCTTAACTCCTTCGTTCCCCCGGATTTTGTTGGCCCCTGCTGCAACCGGACTTGTAGTTGCGATACTGGTGATGTTTGTTTTTCCCCGAGTTCGTGGCAGCGGGGTAAACCAGACCAAGTCTGCGCTCTACGTTTATGACGGCTACATCCCATTTCGGACTGCGATCGGCAAGTTCATTTGCTCGGCTCTTGCCATTGGTTCTGGACAGTCACTGGGCCCTGAAGATCCATCTCTGCAAGTCGGAGCGTCGATTGCATCCGCTCTTGGTCGCCGACTCGAGCTCACCAAAGACCGGCTGCGCCTGATCGCTCCAGTTGGCGCCGCTGCAGGGCTAGCGGCTGCGTTCAATTCACCCATTTCCGCCATTCTGTTTGTCATCGAAGAAGTAATCGGGCGCTGGACAGCAGGGCTTCTCGGCGCTGTGGTGTTGTCTGCTGTTTCGAGCGTCGTAGTGGCTCGCTACTTTCTTGGATCCGAGCCCCTGTTTCGCATTCCGGCAGTGCAGTTTATAGCCCCGAGCGAATTGCTCGCTTACGCCGCATTGGGAATTGTCGGAGCCCTTGCCTCGGTGGTCTTCGCCAGGGCTATTCAAGTGCTTCGTCCACGCATGAAAGCCCTTCCGCGATGGACACAGATCTTTCAACCCGCGCTGGCGGGACTAGTCATCGGCGCCATCGCGCTCGCCGGACGTCCTGAAGTAATGGGCGCAGGCTACGAGTTCATGGATCACGCGATGCACGACCAGTTTCCATGGAAGATCATGGCAATTTTGGCCAGCCTGAAGATTCTTACCACCGTGCTTTCGTTCGTGAGCGGCACGCCGGGGGGAATGTTCGCACCGACACTTTTCATCGGAGCCATGCTCGGTGGCGCTGTGGGTGGAGTAGAACGCTTGTTCTTTCCTCATCTCACCGGCTCCATCGGAACTTATGCGCTGGTGGGCATGGGCGTGCTCTTCGCTGCCTTCCTCCGCGCTCCTATGACCTCCGTCTTTATGGTGCTTGAGGTCAGCGGAAATTACTCGATCATTGTTCCTGTGATTCTTGCGAATACCCTTGCTTACTTGATCTCACGTAACCTTCAGCCTATTCCCATTTTTGATCTGCTCAGCCAACAGGATGGACTTGGTCTGCCTTCGATGGAGGAGCAGCGCGAAGAGCGGGTGTTGCGGGTGGAAGACGCCATGCGTCCTGTGGACGTTCCCGTTGTCGACTCCCAAGCTTCAGCCGAAGAAGCTCTCCAACTGGCAAAAGAGCAAGGCTCCTCCGAGATTCTGGTGGACGATCCGCCTTTTGGCTGGTCAAGCGTGACTGTTCAAACTCTGCGCGAGGCGGTAAGACAGGGTCCCGATGAACTCACGGTTGCGAGTCTTCTCCCAGAACCGCACATGCCCCAGCTTTACCCAGACCACAGCCTCGAAGTTGCTTTACGGCACATTTCGCAGTGGCCATTCTTACCGGTGACCCATCGCGCCAATGCCCGGAAGGTCGTCGGTCTGATCGCGCTGAATGATGTCTTGAAGGCGTTTATTAAGTGA
- the def gene encoding peptide deformylase has product MLLKLLQIGEPVLRDRARLLVEEEILSGAIQELIDSMHETLRDAPGVGLAAPQIGSAIQLAIIEDSPQYWTELSAAEINARERTAVPFHVVINPKITDASEPSAEFFEGCLSLSGFTALVPRSREVVVQCLDEHAQPRIIRAFGWYARILQHEIDHLNGTIYIDRMHTRSFMSLDNYKRYWKSEGLEDIRRRFA; this is encoded by the coding sequence ATGCTTCTCAAGCTACTCCAGATTGGTGAACCAGTCTTGCGCGATAGGGCGCGACTGCTTGTTGAAGAAGAGATTCTCTCGGGTGCCATTCAGGAACTGATCGACTCGATGCACGAGACCTTGCGGGATGCACCGGGCGTCGGTCTTGCTGCTCCGCAGATAGGATCGGCGATCCAGCTCGCGATCATCGAAGATTCGCCGCAGTATTGGACGGAGCTGTCCGCAGCAGAAATCAATGCACGGGAGCGGACTGCTGTTCCTTTTCACGTAGTTATCAATCCGAAGATTACCGATGCGAGCGAGCCCTCAGCGGAGTTCTTCGAGGGCTGCTTGAGTCTGTCTGGATTTACCGCTCTCGTGCCGCGCTCTCGAGAAGTGGTGGTGCAATGCCTCGACGAGCATGCGCAACCGCGAATAATTCGGGCATTCGGTTGGTATGCCAGGATTCTGCAGCACGAGATTGATCACCTGAACGGAACCATTTATATCGATCGCATGCACACGCGCAGCTTTATGTCGCTTGATAACTACAAGCGGTATTGGAAGAGCGAAGGGCTGGAAGACATTCGAAGGAGATTTGCTTAA
- a CDS encoding zinc/iron-chelating domain-containing protein, whose amino-acid sequence MRCKRPNRDNELVQIVDVALIDVARRAGEWLVCRPGCAQCCIGAFAINALDAARLREGFTELKRTDPDRANRVRLRAKAYIQRVASQFPGDPKLGILHESENAQERFLSFADDEVCPALDPQSGACDLYQYRPMTCRVFGPPVRNEGGGLGICELCFHGASDAEIASCEMRPDPEHLEDSLLAELTDSGESGSTIVAYVLAN is encoded by the coding sequence ATGCGTTGTAAGCGCCCAAACCGCGATAATGAGTTGGTGCAGATTGTCGATGTTGCACTTATCGATGTTGCTCGTCGCGCGGGCGAATGGCTGGTCTGCCGCCCAGGGTGCGCGCAATGTTGCATCGGAGCTTTTGCCATTAATGCGCTGGATGCAGCACGTTTACGCGAAGGATTTACCGAGCTGAAGCGTACCGATCCAGATCGCGCAAATCGAGTTCGGCTACGGGCAAAAGCATACATTCAACGAGTTGCCTCGCAATTTCCCGGTGATCCCAAACTAGGAATTCTCCACGAGAGTGAAAACGCACAGGAGAGATTCCTCTCCTTCGCGGATGATGAAGTATGTCCCGCTCTCGATCCACAATCAGGGGCCTGCGATCTTTATCAATACAGGCCGATGACTTGCCGTGTCTTCGGACCACCTGTCCGCAATGAGGGCGGCGGCCTTGGGATTTGCGAGCTATGCTTTCACGGCGCGAGTGATGCTGAGATCGCCAGTTGCGAGATGAGACCTGATCCCGAGCATCTGGAGGATTCGCTATTAGCCGAACTTACGGACTCTGGAGAAAGTGGCAGCACGATCGTCGCTTACGTGCTGGCTAACTGA
- a CDS encoding mechanosensitive ion channel family protein — MTRLANQRIALSLAIIQLRSTPFMPILSTNIFSEPIWRHVLSEWHQDLAERLRHDLPRILVILIVAVAFSRLLKLFTRKLQDFSRREALPSGIRATQLRTLASIAQSVGNFLIFFFVLLQILPIFNIDVKPFLASAGIVGLAVGFGAQTLVKDVINGFFIIIDNIYDLGDLVKLAGVQGTVEHMSLRMTVLRDDTGALHSIPNSEIKIVSNMTRDWAQVALHVSVDYAESSDRVIELLKEVGADLQDDPEYGKDIVGKPEVPGIERVSGSEVDYLMIVKCRPGRQHAVRRELRRRIKASLERNGIKAGAPNRMYVMEAPPSAG, encoded by the coding sequence ATGACACGTCTGGCCAATCAAAGAATCGCTTTGTCGCTTGCTATAATCCAGCTTCGCTCCACGCCATTCATGCCCATCCTGAGCACAAATATCTTCTCTGAGCCGATCTGGCGGCATGTACTTTCGGAGTGGCATCAAGACCTTGCCGAGCGGCTGCGACACGATTTGCCGCGCATTCTGGTAATCCTGATCGTAGCGGTAGCTTTCTCGCGACTCCTGAAACTGTTCACGCGAAAATTACAGGATTTCAGCCGACGCGAGGCTCTGCCGAGCGGCATTCGGGCTACGCAATTGCGTACCCTCGCATCCATTGCGCAGAGCGTCGGCAACTTTCTTATCTTCTTCTTTGTTCTCCTGCAGATTCTTCCGATTTTCAATATCGACGTGAAGCCCTTTCTTGCGAGCGCCGGCATTGTGGGGCTCGCTGTCGGCTTCGGCGCGCAAACTCTGGTAAAGGACGTAATCAACGGCTTCTTCATCATCATCGATAACATCTATGACCTCGGAGATCTCGTGAAACTTGCCGGCGTGCAAGGGACGGTCGAGCACATGTCGCTGCGGATGACTGTGCTGCGCGACGACACGGGAGCGCTGCACTCAATTCCCAATAGCGAAATTAAAATTGTCTCGAACATGACTCGAGATTGGGCGCAGGTTGCATTGCACGTCTCCGTGGACTACGCGGAAAGCTCCGATCGCGTGATTGAGTTGCTGAAAGAAGTAGGCGCCGATCTGCAAGATGACCCGGAGTACGGAAAAGATATCGTTGGAAAACCAGAGGTGCCCGGCATAGAGCGCGTCAGCGGATCAGAGGTCGATTACTTGATGATAGTCAAATGCCGTCCGGGCAGACAGCACGCCGTGCGACGTGAGCTGCGCAGGCGAATCAAAGCCTCTTTAGAAAGAAACGGCATCAAAGCCGGAGCTCCGAATCGAATGTATGTCATGGAAGCTCCGCCTTCCGCCGGATAA
- a CDS encoding 3-oxoacyl-ACP reductase — translation METGLKNKVALLVASSEGIARAAAEKFAAEGARLAMCARNETKLSKAAEELRARHKVEVLAERIDVSDLSSMQAFVRRVAERFGRIDICLANSGGPPAKNFLSIELDEWRKNVDLLFLSVVNLAKFVIPHMQRNGGGRFIAITSTSVKGSIPDLVMSNAIRPAVVGLLKSLSIEFGKENITFNNVAPGYTATERLNELAGTRALAANLSIADVHKKWSEEIPLHRLARPEEVADVIVWLASDRASYVTGQTILVDGGRYPGVA, via the coding sequence ATGGAAACAGGACTCAAAAACAAAGTTGCGCTGCTGGTTGCATCGAGTGAAGGCATAGCCCGTGCCGCTGCCGAGAAGTTCGCTGCAGAAGGCGCGCGCCTGGCGATGTGCGCCCGAAACGAAACTAAGTTGAGCAAAGCCGCTGAGGAGCTGCGTGCACGTCACAAAGTCGAGGTGTTGGCCGAGCGCATAGATGTTTCCGATTTGTCCTCCATGCAAGCATTTGTGCGCCGTGTAGCCGAACGATTTGGCCGTATCGACATCTGCCTCGCGAATTCCGGCGGTCCTCCCGCTAAGAATTTTCTTTCCATCGAGCTGGACGAGTGGCGTAAGAACGTTGATCTCCTGTTTCTCAGTGTCGTCAACCTGGCCAAATTTGTGATTCCCCACATGCAGAGAAACGGCGGGGGACGCTTTATCGCCATCACTTCCACCTCAGTGAAAGGATCGATTCCCGATCTGGTTATGTCCAATGCCATACGCCCAGCCGTAGTTGGACTGCTGAAGAGCCTATCCATTGAGTTTGGCAAGGAGAACATTACCTTCAACAATGTCGCGCCTGGATACACTGCGACCGAACGACTTAACGAGCTGGCCGGAACGCGGGCACTTGCCGCAAACCTCAGCATCGCCGACGTACACAAGAAGTGGTCGGAGGAAATTCCGCTGCACCGCCTTGCGCGTCCGGAGGAGGTCGCTGATGTGATCGTGTGGCTGGCTTCGGACCGAGCCTCCTACGTGACCGGTCAGACGATTTTGGTCGATGGCGGCCGGTATCCCGGCGTAGCCTGA